The Legionella sp. PATHC032 genome has a window encoding:
- a CDS encoding SDR family NAD(P)-dependent oxidoreductase, with protein MNVVIITGAASGIGHALSQVCLSNGKTIVMVDKNQDKLHTEAQSLMTKFSPEHVICFACDVTKPSEVERLAEYSCKQLGQVDWIFNNAGIIGNLLPAWELQASDINQVMEVNLHGMLNMIRSFMPYLFKQNFRSHIINIASLYALCTGSQMAAYSMSKHAVLALSESLYFDLNRLKKPVDVSVVFPSFTDTSLLASNGKLNHSPIHSQLNNLLAHSRPAIEVAEHIVREVEQKRFYILPDKEVKGYCEDRTKAIVLQENPHRNSVEQLMCSLLKRQS; from the coding sequence ATGAATGTAGTAATTATCACTGGTGCAGCAAGTGGCATTGGACATGCCTTAAGTCAAGTTTGTCTTAGCAATGGAAAAACTATAGTCATGGTTGATAAGAATCAGGACAAATTACATACAGAAGCCCAATCACTCATGACAAAATTTTCTCCTGAACATGTTATTTGCTTTGCCTGCGATGTAACCAAACCATCAGAAGTAGAACGACTCGCGGAATATTCCTGTAAACAACTAGGCCAGGTAGACTGGATATTTAATAATGCAGGAATCATCGGCAATTTACTTCCAGCCTGGGAATTACAAGCAAGTGATATTAATCAGGTAATGGAAGTGAATTTGCACGGGATGCTGAATATGATTCGCTCATTCATGCCTTATTTATTCAAACAGAATTTCCGTTCTCATATTATCAATATAGCCAGCCTATATGCCTTATGTACAGGCTCACAAATGGCTGCCTATTCCATGTCAAAACATGCTGTGCTAGCCTTATCGGAGTCATTATATTTTGATCTCAATCGCCTTAAAAAACCTGTAGATGTTTCCGTGGTATTTCCTTCTTTTACAGATACTTCATTATTAGCGAGTAATGGAAAATTAAACCATTCTCCAATCCACAGCCAATTAAACAACTTGCTAGCGCATTCTCGACCAGCCATTGAAGTTGCAGAACATATAGTAAGGGAAGTGGAACAAAAGAGATTTTACATTTTGCCCGATAAAGAAGTGAAAGGATATTGTGAAGACAGAACCAAAGCCATAGTGTTACAGGAAAATCCTCATCGTAACAGTGTCGAACAGTTAATGTGTTCTTTATTAAAGCGACAATCATAA
- the trpC gene encoding indole-3-glycerol phosphate synthase TrpC, which translates to MNSILERIAKHKLEEVAVAKKNKPLHVLSKQQPGEIRDFITALKSNTSPAIIAEIKKASPSKGLIRKDFNVAEITKIYTQNGARCLSVLTDIKFFQGHPDYLALAKSKTTLPLLRKDFIIDSYQIYESLVLGADCILLIVALLDDVQLMDFCQLAQELKMSVLVESHTQDELERALRLPTPLIGINNRSLHTFKTDIQLSIQLKQLVPKDKIIITESGINTREDIKLMQSHGINAFLIGESLMRADNIGKALQKLMTD; encoded by the coding sequence ATGAATAGTATCCTGGAACGCATAGCCAAACATAAACTGGAAGAAGTTGCAGTTGCAAAAAAAAATAAGCCTTTACATGTTCTATCAAAACAACAACCGGGTGAAATACGTGACTTCATAACTGCTTTAAAATCCAATACCTCACCTGCAATCATCGCTGAGATAAAAAAGGCTTCTCCAAGCAAAGGTTTAATTCGAAAAGATTTTAACGTTGCAGAAATTACCAAGATTTATACCCAAAATGGCGCAAGATGCTTATCTGTTTTAACGGATATTAAGTTTTTTCAAGGTCATCCTGATTATTTGGCTTTGGCAAAATCAAAAACCACTTTGCCCTTATTGCGTAAAGACTTTATTATTGATTCTTATCAAATCTATGAAAGCCTTGTCTTGGGCGCTGATTGCATTTTACTGATTGTCGCATTATTAGATGATGTTCAATTAATGGATTTTTGCCAACTGGCTCAAGAACTTAAAATGTCTGTTTTGGTTGAAAGCCACACGCAAGATGAATTAGAAAGAGCCTTACGCTTACCTACCCCTCTTATAGGTATTAACAACCGCAGCCTTCACACCTTTAAAACAGACATTCAATTGAGTATCCAATTAAAACAATTGGTCCCTAAAGATAAAATTATTATTACTGAAAGCGGAATTAATACCCGTGAAGACATAAAATTAATGCAATCCCATGGTATTAATGCCTTTTTGATTGGAGAGAGTTTAATGAGAGCCGATAACATCGGGAAAGCATTACAGAAACTAATGACTGACTAA